A window of Candidatus Dependentiae bacterium genomic DNA:
GTTTCTCTAGTGAAGATGTGCGTGAAGGTTTAGTAGGCGTTATCAGCATGAAAGTCCCTGAACCACAATTTGAAGGACAAACAAAAACAAAACTTGGCAATAGTGAAGTAAAAGGACTGGTTGATTCATGGCTTTTCTCTTTTCTTGATACATTCTTTGAAGAAAATCCAGTTATTGGTAAAAAAATTTTACAAAAAGCTGAGGTTGCAAAACGCGCGCGAGAAGCTGCCCGTAAAGCACGCGATTTAACTCGAAGAAAAACAGCATTAGAATCAGCAATTTTGCCAGGTAAGTTGGCCGATTGTTCTAATGAAGATCCAATACAGACTGAGTTATTTATTGTTGAAGGCGATTCTGCTGGTGGCTCAGCAAAACAAGGACGAGATCGTAATACGCAGGCTATTTTACCATTACGTGGCAAAATTCTAAACGTAGAAAAAGCGCGCCTTGATAAAGTACTATCTAATGAAGAAATCAAATCCCTTATTGCTGCTATTGGATGTGGTATTGGTCAAGAAGAATTCAATCCAGATAAGGCTCGTTACCACAAAATTATTTTAATGACAGATGCCGATATTGATGGTGCGCATATTAGAACACTATTATTAACATTCTTCTTTAGATACATGAAGCCACTTATTGAACGTGGTTACCTATATATTGCACAACCACCTTTGTATAAAATAAAAATTGGTAAAAAAGAACAATATCTCAAAGACGATAAAGAATTTAGACGGTTCTTATTCGACTGGGCTCAAGAACAAACAACACTTACAATCAATGACACAACGCTAGAAACTGCTACATGGCAAAAACTCTTGGATACATTGTTTGCGTATGAACAACAGTTACATAAAATAAGTGCCGTTTACGCCATTGCATACGACAATATGCACAGATTAGCATCCTGCATACACGCAATGCCATGGGAAGTTGCTGATGGAATTTCTGTATTACTTGCAAATTTAAAAAAATACTTTAAGCAATATCTGATTAGCATAGAACAAGCAGACCCGGTTGAAGTAAAAATAAAAGGTACTGATGAACAAGGCAAAGAAGTAGAAATTATAGAAAAACAAGAAGCAGAGTCTTTTGTTGTATTCAAAATATTAAACAAAGAGTGGCGCATCCCTGTTTCTTTCTTCAATTCAGAAGACGCACAGACACTTGTCAATGCATTTGTTCCACTTGTTGATCTTCAGCAAAAACAATGGACGCTTAAAATTGTTGATAAAGAAAAAAGAATCAGCAATAGAGGTACTATTCGTTTAATTAATGCAATTGCCACAATCAGTAAACCCTATATGCATATTCAACGTTATAAAGGTCTTGGTGAAATGAACCCAGAACAATTATGGGAAACATCAATGGATGCTAAACAGCGAAGCTTGCTGAAAGTAACAATCGAAGATGCGCTTGAAGCTGACAATTGGTTTACTACACTCATGGGTGACCAAGTTGCTGGTAGAAGACAATATATTGAAGATTATGGACATTTTGTTAAAAACTTGGATGTTTAAATTTCTCTAAAAAATAATATTTTTGAGAAAAACCACGGATTTTTGATACCAAAGCATTATTTTGTGCTATACTTCCAACATGGGGACACAAAAAAAAACATTTGCAAAAAATGGTAATTACATCAAAGATATTCACAATTTTATTGCGAAAGAACAGTTGATTCATCATGGGTCAACTGTTCTTTTAGGCCTCTCTGGTGGCCCTGACTCTATTTTTTTGCTACATGTTCTAGTCCAATATCAAAAAGACACTTCATTTAAACTTGTTGCCGCACATCTTGACCACGAATGGCGAGATAATTCTGCCGTAGACGCTCAATTTTGCCAACAAACGTGTGAGAAGCTCGGAGTGCCGCTGATTAGTCAAAAAATGTCTGAAATTAAATTTGATCGTAAATTTGATGGCTCTCGTGAAAGCTCTGCACGGCATATTCGTCGTTATTATTTTGAATCTATAATTCAAAATAAAGCAAAAGCTCATATTGCCCTGGCCCATCATGCACAAGATCAGCAAGAAACTTTTTTTATTCGCCTGTTGCGTGGTGCAAGTTTGAGCGGGCTGACCAGTATGAGTATGCAAGATGGATTGTACATCAGGCCATTATTACACATACATAAAAAAGATATATTAGAATATCTAAATACACACAATATCGCTTATCTGACAGACCCAACAAACAAATCTAATACGTTTTTACGCAATAGAATTCGCAATCATGTTATTCCCGCGTTGCAAAAAGCTGATAATCGTTTTGATAACAACTTTGCAATTATGCTCAAACGATTACAAGATACTGAGCTATTCTTACAACAACTTACAGCAAAAACGTTTAAAGATCTTATACAGCACAAAGAAGGTGCTTCACATATAAACCTAAACCTAAATAAATTATTTGCCTTAAATAGAGTAATGCAACATCGGGTAATTCTTTATTGGCTGTGTACAGAACAAGTCAGTTTTGTGCCAACAGAATCTTTATTTAATGAAATTCTACGCTTTTTAAAACAACCAGGAAACAATATTCATTATGTACATTCCACCTGGGCCATTAATAAAAAAAAACAATGCGCAGAAATTATTTTCACTCCTTAGAAAAACATATAATCATTTTTATTGTTGCGCATAATTGAGTAGACTATACCCAGTTAATCAATAATAATATTGAATAAAAAAGTTGGGAGTAACAGTGGAAAACACTGTATCACGCAGTAAAAAAATAAGTATCGCGTTATTTTCTCTTGCGCTGCATATGATGCTATTTTTACTTCTTTTTGTATCGCTAACAGACCCAACGACACGTAAGCAGTTGTTACAAAGACAACGAATAGAACTATTAAAGAAACTTGCACAGGTACCAAAGCAAAAATTTAAATGGGCAGCTACTAAGGCACGTGCATCACAATTTGGTGCACCAGTTGTATTTGCTAATCCTACCCAACAACAACAAACCACCTACGAAAAAAAATCTGGTGCTACTCAAAAACAAACACAACTGATACAAAAAATAGCTCTACAACAAACTGAACAAAAAAAGATTACTAAGGAAAAAATCATTAAAGAAGGAAAAGTAGATAAGCCTCAAAAACAAGAAATACAGCCCAAACTAGTAAAAAAAGATACAATACAACAAGTAGTTCAAAAAGAAACAATACCAAAACCCCTGCTAAAGCCAGAGCTCCAGAAACCGAAAACAAGTCTCACCCTTGCACAGATAACTAAAGGATTTTTAGAGCAAATAAAAGGTAAAGGTGATCATACCGTTACTATGCATGGTGATAAAAACAGACTACCCACTGATGAGCAACTCAAACATGAACGTTATTTGCAAAGACTGCAATGGTGCCTACAAAATTCTATGAAAATTCATCAAGGCAAATATACACCTCACCAATCGGTCAAAACCAGCCTTGATATGTTTATTGCTCTCGATAAAGATGGTAAATTAACAGAACTAACATTATTGCGCTCATCTGGCATTGCTCAACTTGATGAATTTATGCTCTTTGCCTTTCAAGATGCTAGCAGCAGTTTCCCACCCGTTCCTGAGTTTTTCAAAAAAGAGCTTTACAGCATTATTTTTACAGTAAAAGTTAATGAGATGCCACAGCCTGGCTTTAGGTTATTTATGCAATAACTCATGGATTTGCTCCATTGAACAACTTAATTTCAAAATACTTCACGCTTGCTTAATAAATGTGTTAGAGTCCACAAAAATAACAGTTATACTTTATGAATGGAGACGCAATGCAACAGCCATTTCTCTTCTATATCATTTTTTTATTTTTAGTTATCGTCCGGTTTATCAATACAGCAGACAACTTTACCATTACGCTTGAGCCCACATGGAAAAACCTTGAACAACGCAAAACAAAAAATATACGTAAGTTTGGAGGTAAGTGGATTCTTGCTGGCAGTATTACATTCAAAAAGAAAGCAAAGGATACTGTCACACTAGGTAAAATATATTTACAATGGCATGGCCCAACATTAGAGAATGTTGTTGGCTCTTTATATAAAAAAAAACCAGATAAAGACTTTTTACCTATTGAAGAAAACATACTTACAGATGGTAAATGGAACAAAAAAAAGCAAACATTAATGTTTAATTTTCCCTCCTATGAATATTTAGGTGCAGTCAATACGTTTTATGTAGTTCTTACCATCCCACCAGACCGAGAACATCATCTTAAAAACGGGCATTTCTCTTTAGAAAAACGATGCCTTCCTGGCCCTTATAGAGAATGCATTTATAATAATAAACTTGCATTCAATAAGAATCTATTCCAAGATTAAAATCTTAAAATAAAAAAAGCCTGTGCAAAAGCAGGCTTTCTTTATGCACTAGACATTTACTGCTATCCATTTTATAACTAGGCCAACAAAAGAGAGTACATCAAGCAGGAGAGTCATGTGGCAGAAATTGTTATTATTGGTACAGGTCCAACCGGACTTTCAGCAGCCTATCATTTAGAACAATTAGGCTTTACCGACTACATACTTTTTGAAAAAGAGTCAAGCGTTGGTGGTTTGTGCCGCTCTGTATATCAAGATGGCTTTACATTTGATTATACCGGTCATTTTTTACATATTAATGACGATTATGTGCGCTCATTTATTACTAATCTCATTGGTCTAGAACATTTTAATACCATCACACGTCAATCATTTATTTATTCACGTGGTGTTTATACTAACTATCCGTTTCAAATAAATTTATTTGGTTTACCACATAATGTAATAGCAGACTGCATTGAGGGATACATCGCACGGGATCAAAGCAAGCATTGCACAACAGACTCATTTGCAGACTGGGTTAACAAATGTTTCGGGCCTGGATTTGCTAAACATTTTTTTACCCCATATCAAACAAAAATTTTTGCCTACGACATTCGCAAAATATCTGCTAGCTGGACGGGTCGCTTCGTACCAAAAACATCACTCAGGGAAATTATCTGCGGTGCATTATGCGCACCAGAAAAATCATCTATCGGCTACAATGCACAATTTTTATACCCCTTGCACGGCGGTATCCAATCATGGCTTGAAAAAGTTGCTCAACACATTAAACAACCTATACAACTTAATACGCGTGTTACACATGTTGACTTAAAAGAAAAAGCTGTACACTTACACAATGGCCATATCGAAAAATTTGGCTATTTGATTAACACAATGCCGCTTAATTGTTTACTTGATTGCTTAAAAGAAAAATCTTCTCATCGTTTAAAACAAGCCACAAAATATTTAAAGTGCAACAAAGTAGTTAACTTTAACCTCGGTATCAAAAATCACACACTAAACGATAAACACTGGATTTATTACCCAGAAAAACACTATCCCTTTTATAGAATTGGATTTCCTCATATGTTTTCTCCGCATATGGCTCCACAACATTGCAGTTCGCTTGCTGGCGAATTTGCCCATATTAACAAATCAAAAATGTGGATACAAAAAAAACTTACAGAAAGCATTGATATCGTAAAAAAACTATTTAATATCCATGACGATGATATCATCACTCAAAAAATTATACACATACAGCACGCATATGTTATTTATGATTTTTGGAGAGAAAAGCACTTAACACAATTACTCAAAACACTAGAAAATGAATCGATTTACTCTGCTGGGCGCTATGCACAATGGAAATATTCAAGCATGCAAGAGGCAATTCTTGACGGTAAAGAGGTTGTTAACAAATTACTAATAAAACACACGCATAAAGCAACAAGAAACATTATGATAAAAGATATGTTCATAAAAAACACGTATATAACTAGCTACAATCAAGATATGAGTAAGCAATGAAGAATAAAATAAAACACTTCAGCATGCTATTATTTATATCAGTTATCTTTTTTATACAAAATTTATGCATATATTCACTACATGCATTACCTTTTTCAGACATAGACGCCATAAGTTACAAAAGAGGAGCACCTATGGAACAATTTTATCGCGGAAAAAATGTATTAGTAACTGGCGGATGCGGCTTTATCGGCTCGCACATAGCAGAAAAATTAGTCGATCTAGGCGCACATGTAACAATCTTAGACGATCTTTCAACTGGTTTTTTGCATAATATTGAATCAATAAAAAATAAGGTAACATTAATTATTGCAAGTATTACTGATCCAAACATTTGTAAAAATACAACAAAAAACAAAGATATTATTTTTCATTTAGCTGCATTTATTTCTGTTCCACAATCTGTTGAAGAGCCACTTGTATGCCACAATGTAAATATTAATGGTACCCTTAATTTACTCGAAGCAGCACGAATAAATAACGTACAACGATTCGTTTTTTCTTCATCATCTGCCGTCTATGGAAGCACAAACGATATTGCAAAAGAAACAGACCCATGCATACCAACCTCTCCCTACGGAATGTCAAAACGTGTTGGAGAACTATATTGCCAACAATATGCACAGCATTATGGTTTAAAAACAATATGCTTGCGCTATTTTAATGTATATGGCCCACGGCAAGATCCAAATGGCCCGTACGCAGCAGTTGTTGCAAAGTTTACATATCAAATGAAACACAATTTACCTATCACTATTTTTGGAGACGGCAAACAGACACGTGACTTCATCCCAGTTACTGATGTTGCAAATGCCAATCTTCAATGCGGCATGCTTAACGCTGATTTAATGAACGGCCAACCGTTTAATATTGCAACTGGCCAGAGTATTAATCTTTTTGAACTCATTGAATTACTTAAACAGCAATTTCCAAACTACACCGAGCAAATATTATTTGGACCACCACGCCCGGGTGATACCAAAGATTCACAAGCTGATTGCAGCAAGTATTTCAGTTTAATACTAGGAAAAATGGTTAATCTTGAACCATACAAAAAATTACAAACTTGACTTTTTTTCACCCATCTGATGTCGTTGTAAATAAAATCATTTTTAGCGGGTTATTTCTTATGGAAAATTTTTTGTATACGGTTTGTTATTAAGCCTAACTTGCTTGGTATTAGCGTCTGTATCATTTGGTATGTATAATCGTCGATTTAACTGGTTTACTCAGCCAAGTACCAAAATTCCTTTTATGAAAAGAAATCAAATTATTACATCGTCTCAACAAGCTCTAGGAGAGCATACATCAAGTCCTCAAATCGACAGTGATTTGGTTATAAACAAAGGTAATATAACAATGAGATATTACTATTTTCTCGGTATAAAAAAACTCGGTTGTATCGGACTAAGAGCTCCTGTTTATTGTATTAACAACCTTCCCGAAGTTTATTATTACACCGGCATATGGGGTATGACCGTTACCGCATTAGGAACAGTATTTATCGGTACAGGAATTTTATACACAACAAAAAGTATTATCAATTACCTAAAAACCAAATAAAAAAAGATTTATTTTAACCACTTAACGGGTTAAAATAAACCTTTTTTTATGATATAATAAAAAAACAAATGGAATAATTTAGCTATCCTAACTTAGGTATATATCATCATGAATACAAAAGATTACTATCAAACGCTTGGTGTGTCAAAATCGGCTTCTAAAGAGCAGATCAAGGCCGCTTACCGTAAATTGGCTTTAAAGTACCATCCAGACCGTAATCCAGATAATAAAGATGCTGAAGAGAGATTTAAAGAAGCGGCACAAGCATATGAAGTGCTCTCTGATGATAAAAAACGTCAACAATACGACCAATTCGGCCACGCCAACTATAATAATATGGGGAGTGGTAGTAGCAGCACTCATGGTACCCATAATATGAATATGGATGATATTTTTAGCGCTTTTGGTGATATTTTTGGCGACATGTTTGGTGGCAGTACTCACAGTGCCCATAAGCATACACGAAGTGGCCCTATTGCTAAACGTGGGCACGATCTTTATAAAGAAATTATCATTACTTTAAAAGAATCTTTTATTGGTGTAAAAAAGGAGGTCAGTTACCATCACTTTGCACCATGCACTACATGCAATAGCAAAGGTACACAAAAAGGAACAAGTATCCAGACATGTGCAAAATGTAATGGTTCTGGGCAACAGCAATTTCGCCAAGGTTTTTTTATGTATGCACAAGCATGTTCACCGTGCTCAGGGCAAGGATACACTATTCCATCACCGTGCAAAGATTGCGAAGGCCAATCTCGTAAACAAATTTTTGATAAATTTTCGGTTACTATTCCACAAGGAATTTTTGATACTGCAGAACTACGTATCGCTAGCAAAGGAGACGCGGGTGTTTATGGTGGTTCTTCTGGTGATTTATTTTTAAAAATTTTGGTACTTGAAGACAAAAAGTTTAAACGGGTTGGTGATGATCTAGTCTGCAGCGTTATGCTCAATTATCCACAACTTGTACTTGGATCTCAAGTAGAAATAGAAAATATTGATAATACTAAGCATATCATCAAAATTCCAAAAGGCTGTGCTATCGGCGAACGCATCATACTTGCTGGCAAAGGATTTCAAAAACTTCGCAGTAAAACCCATGGTAATTTAGTTATCATTACCAAGTGCCACATACCTAAAAAACTTTCTGCCGAAGGCAAACAAGCACTACAAAACTACTCACAGTATATTGGCACGGACATAGAAAATGAAAGCAGCACAATTACTGGATTTTTCAAAAAGTTTTTGGGTTAAGTTATTTTAGTATTATCTTGTGCTGCTAGACTTTTTTCTTCTTCAGTAGAACTTCTCTGCATTATTACGTCTGGCCTTTGCTTTTTTGGTATTACAGGGCTTATGGTATAATCATCATATAAAGAAAGTGAAATACTCGTGTTGCCATTTTTATCCGCTTCTTCTAACATCAAATTAAATATAGCCTCACTACTACTTTCAGTGTTATCATCTTGACTAAATAATACTTCCTCATTTGACGAGGCTCCAATGTTGTCTGGGCTATCCGCTTCAATCTCTTTTTCAGCATTATCACTATAATTTATCATCACTCTACTCCAATTCGATTTTCTTTTTTTATGCAGTTCTCTCTTTTTTTGCAAATGTTTAAGCAGTGGTATATATTTCTTAAACTCTTTGTCGTCTTTTTTCTCCAATACTCCATCTGAGTTTCTTATATTTTTTAGCTGTGTATTACAATAATTCAATTTTGCAAACAATGTTGCCACTTCTAACGGTTTTTCTTTGGTTACTTGATCTTCAGGTTTGCCTATCATTTCTTTAAGCACGTCAACCGCATAATGCAGTGGAATTATTTCTTCCCCCTCTTCAGCTAATACATTTTCTTTTCTTTCATCGACTTTTTCCATGGATAACAAACCAACATAATTACATAGATTTTCAATTTCTATATGCATTACTTTAAGTTGATTTTTCACCAATATATCTTCATTTAATAAGCTCGCTCTATCAATAGACGCACTTTCTTGCTGCCCTTCTAGCGCTTCAATTCTGTCACATAATACATGTTCTTTTCTCCAGACTTCCCAAGCACGCTTTTTCCCCCACAAACACCATCGAGCAGTGTTTTCTAGACCACGCAACACAACATAACCACCCACCAGAGCACCTGCATACATCAAGGTAGTGCCTGCACCCATATCCTCCATCGAATAAGTTTTTTTTGACAAAAAACAATTACCAATAATTAAAAAAAATAGTATAATGCTCAAAAAAGATTTTTTCATGAGAACTTCCCTTAGCTTTATAGATATATTTAAAAATAAGTGTAGCGCACTACGAAAAAAAAAATTAAGAGATTAAAATTAAATACCAATGCTACGTTTTTTTATACTCTTTTGAGAAAGCGCAAAACGTTTTTTATATACAATACCAAGTTTTGTTAGCGCATGATAAAAAAATTCACGATCTGGAGCTTTAACAACTGCTTGTTCATGAGCTTCGGCTAATACAACTGGATAGCCTCGCCCTTTTATAGCCTGATCTATTGCAATCTGACAAATTGTATCAACAAGCGTATCTTGATGTGCAATCCATGCAGGAATTTCAATGCGTACAATTTCACTACCTACATGCAAATAAAAAAAATATGGTTGTATCTGCTGAGGATAACTTACACACATAGGAGCATTATTTTTGAAAAGAATTGTACGCTCAAATGGCTGTAAAAACCATCGACATATTGCTACATCAGAAAGACGCTTAGTTATTTTTTCCTTATACTCTTGGCTCGCTGCGGCAACAGCAGCAAATAGCTGCCTTTCTATTGCAGAATCTGTATATGTTGTGGCTACTTCAGAGGTAATAAACTGTAATGCCACACGTAGAATGGTAACCAAATCTCTACTACGCGGCATACTAATGTATCCTGCACATAGTACTTTCTTTTCAAATAATTGCCACAATGAATCTACATAGCGCGCTAAAAACATATTGCGTACCCCTGGTTCTTTATTTTCTAAAAACCAAAACATAAGTGGACCATCAAAAAATACTGCCGTTGGACCCAATTTTTTTAATACTGAATAGTCACGCTCAGCCGCTGCTTTTAATTCAAATTCTTGGCGAATAACATTAACTATATCTGCAGAAATTTTTTCTAGTTCATCATACTCATAACCCAAAAAAACATATGGCCGAGAATTGAACACAACTGGTTTACTTTGTATAGCATACGATAATGTCACGCTTCCAATGTTAATAAGAAAACACCCAGTTCCTTGATGTCGATCTGGATAAATTTGCGATCCATCAACAGAGATTGCTGTATATTTTTTTATTTCTTTTCTTATTTCTTGCGTACTTTTCAACGTTGCCTGCCAGTAAGCAACCGGAAAGGTAAGATTACATTCGTTAATTTTGTAACAAAAAGTTGGATCTGCAGCAATATAATTCCAAACAACACGTGCTAGTTCATGTTCATGAAAAGAATCAACAAAAAGTTGATCCGCCAATGC
This region includes:
- the gyrB gene encoding DNA topoisomerase (ATP-hydrolyzing) subunit B, with the translated sequence MADTGNKEYKAHSIKIMEGLEAVRKRPAMYIGSTGPKGLHHLVYEVVDNSVDEALAGYCDNITVILHKDGSCSVEDNGRGIPTGIHPKEKISATEVVLTKLHAGGKFEKDAYKYSGGLHGVGISVVNALSIKLHVTVFQEGKVHEQDYERGKPLGPLQATGTTRKRGTLIRFTPDPKIFEDTVDFSFDTLASRLRELAFLNKKLRITLSSEELNKKIEFYFEGGIQSFVEHINKKKNPLFPDIIYYEQSDDKYMLEVALQYNDGYGEQLYSFVNNINTIEGGTHVSGFRSALTKIFNRKAPQFKILKEGESFSSEDVREGLVGVISMKVPEPQFEGQTKTKLGNSEVKGLVDSWLFSFLDTFFEENPVIGKKILQKAEVAKRAREAARKARDLTRRKTALESAILPGKLADCSNEDPIQTELFIVEGDSAGGSAKQGRDRNTQAILPLRGKILNVEKARLDKVLSNEEIKSLIAAIGCGIGQEEFNPDKARYHKIILMTDADIDGAHIRTLLLTFFFRYMKPLIERGYLYIAQPPLYKIKIGKKEQYLKDDKEFRRFLFDWAQEQTTLTINDTTLETATWQKLLDTLFAYEQQLHKISAVYAIAYDNMHRLASCIHAMPWEVADGISVLLANLKKYFKQYLISIEQADPVEVKIKGTDEQGKEVEIIEKQEAESFVVFKILNKEWRIPVSFFNSEDAQTLVNAFVPLVDLQQKQWTLKIVDKEKRISNRGTIRLINAIATISKPYMHIQRYKGLGEMNPEQLWETSMDAKQRSLLKVTIEDALEADNWFTTLMGDQVAGRRQYIEDYGHFVKNLDV
- the tilS gene encoding tRNA lysidine(34) synthetase TilS; amino-acid sequence: MGTQKKTFAKNGNYIKDIHNFIAKEQLIHHGSTVLLGLSGGPDSIFLLHVLVQYQKDTSFKLVAAHLDHEWRDNSAVDAQFCQQTCEKLGVPLISQKMSEIKFDRKFDGSRESSARHIRRYYFESIIQNKAKAHIALAHHAQDQQETFFIRLLRGASLSGLTSMSMQDGLYIRPLLHIHKKDILEYLNTHNIAYLTDPTNKSNTFLRNRIRNHVIPALQKADNRFDNNFAIMLKRLQDTELFLQQLTAKTFKDLIQHKEGASHINLNLNKLFALNRVMQHRVILYWLCTEQVSFVPTESLFNEILRFLKQPGNNIHYVHSTWAINKKKQCAEIIFTP
- a CDS encoding TonB C-terminal domain-containing protein; the encoded protein is MENTVSRSKKISIALFSLALHMMLFLLLFVSLTDPTTRKQLLQRQRIELLKKLAQVPKQKFKWAATKARASQFGAPVVFANPTQQQQTTYEKKSGATQKQTQLIQKIALQQTEQKKITKEKIIKEGKVDKPQKQEIQPKLVKKDTIQQVVQKETIPKPLLKPELQKPKTSLTLAQITKGFLEQIKGKGDHTVTMHGDKNRLPTDEQLKHERYLQRLQWCLQNSMKIHQGKYTPHQSVKTSLDMFIALDKDGKLTELTLLRSSGIAQLDEFMLFAFQDASSSFPPVPEFFKKELYSIIFTVKVNEMPQPGFRLFMQ
- a CDS encoding FAD-dependent oxidoreductase: MAEIVIIGTGPTGLSAAYHLEQLGFTDYILFEKESSVGGLCRSVYQDGFTFDYTGHFLHINDDYVRSFITNLIGLEHFNTITRQSFIYSRGVYTNYPFQINLFGLPHNVIADCIEGYIARDQSKHCTTDSFADWVNKCFGPGFAKHFFTPYQTKIFAYDIRKISASWTGRFVPKTSLREIICGALCAPEKSSIGYNAQFLYPLHGGIQSWLEKVAQHIKQPIQLNTRVTHVDLKEKAVHLHNGHIEKFGYLINTMPLNCLLDCLKEKSSHRLKQATKYLKCNKVVNFNLGIKNHTLNDKHWIYYPEKHYPFYRIGFPHMFSPHMAPQHCSSLAGEFAHINKSKMWIQKKLTESIDIVKKLFNIHDDDIITQKIIHIQHAYVIYDFWREKHLTQLLKTLENESIYSAGRYAQWKYSSMQEAILDGKEVVNKLLIKHTHKATRNIMIKDMFIKNTYITSYNQDMSKQ
- a CDS encoding NAD-dependent epimerase/dehydratase family protein; protein product: MEQFYRGKNVLVTGGCGFIGSHIAEKLVDLGAHVTILDDLSTGFLHNIESIKNKVTLIIASITDPNICKNTTKNKDIIFHLAAFISVPQSVEEPLVCHNVNINGTLNLLEAARINNVQRFVFSSSSAVYGSTNDIAKETDPCIPTSPYGMSKRVGELYCQQYAQHYGLKTICLRYFNVYGPRQDPNGPYAAVVAKFTYQMKHNLPITIFGDGKQTRDFIPVTDVANANLQCGMLNADLMNGQPFNIATGQSINLFELIELLKQQFPNYTEQILFGPPRPGDTKDSQADCSKYFSLILGKMVNLEPYKKLQT
- a CDS encoding J domain-containing protein, with amino-acid sequence MNTKDYYQTLGVSKSASKEQIKAAYRKLALKYHPDRNPDNKDAEERFKEAAQAYEVLSDDKKRQQYDQFGHANYNNMGSGSSSTHGTHNMNMDDIFSAFGDIFGDMFGGSTHSAHKHTRSGPIAKRGHDLYKEIIITLKESFIGVKKEVSYHHFAPCTTCNSKGTQKGTSIQTCAKCNGSGQQQFRQGFFMYAQACSPCSGQGYTIPSPCKDCEGQSRKQIFDKFSVTIPQGIFDTAELRIASKGDAGVYGGSSGDLFLKILVLEDKKFKRVGDDLVCSVMLNYPQLVLGSQVEIENIDNTKHIIKIPKGCAIGERIILAGKGFQKLRSKTHGNLVIITKCHIPKKLSAEGKQALQNYSQYIGTDIENESSTITGFFKKFLG
- a CDS encoding DNA double-strand break repair nuclease NurA, translated to MLDRTKVIKELNALADQLFVDSFHEHELARVVWNYIAADPTFCYKINECNLTFPVAYWQATLKSTQEIRKEIKKYTAISVDGSQIYPDRHQGTGCFLINIGSVTLSYAIQSKPVVFNSRPYVFLGYEYDELEKISADIVNVIRQEFELKAAAERDYSVLKKLGPTAVFFDGPLMFWFLENKEPGVRNMFLARYVDSLWQLFEKKVLCAGYISMPRSRDLVTILRVALQFITSEVATTYTDSAIERQLFAAVAAASQEYKEKITKRLSDVAICRWFLQPFERTILFKNNAPMCVSYPQQIQPYFFYLHVGSEIVRIEIPAWIAHQDTLVDTICQIAIDQAIKGRGYPVVLAEAHEQAVVKAPDREFFYHALTKLGIVYKKRFALSQKSIKKRSIGI